A window of the Gossypium hirsutum isolate 1008001.06 chromosome A03, Gossypium_hirsutum_v2.1, whole genome shotgun sequence genome harbors these coding sequences:
- the LOC107886767 gene encoding expansin-B3 — MLSRCGFTEFVTLCCLLLLECLKVAGNVPSAQEVSDLHWHRAVATWYGSPEGDGSDGGACGYGSLVDVKPFRARVGAVSSMLFKKGEGCGACYKVRCLDKSICSRRAVTIIITDESPGNYGANIGRPHFDLSGAAFGHMAVHGRNTELRNRGELPVMYRRTPCKYRGKNIAFHVNSGSNDNWLSLLVEYEDGDGDIGSMHIREANSNDWIEMNHLWGANWCVNRGPLKGPFSVKLTTLSTGRTLSARDVIPTNWSPKATYTSRLNFL, encoded by the exons ATGCTGAGCCGCTGTGGTTTCACTGAGTTTGTTACATTGTGTTGCCTGTTGTTGTTGGAGTGTTTAAAGGTTGCTGGTAATGTCCCCTCCGCACAGGAAGTTTCTGACCTACATTGGCATCGTGCCGTCGCCACTTGGTACGGCAGTCCTGAAGGCGATGGTAGCGACG GGGGGGCATGTGGGTACGGATCGTTAGTAGACGTGAAGCCGTTTAGGGCCAGAGTGGGAGCGGTGAGCTCAATGCTGTTCAAGAAAGGGGAAGGGTGTGGAGCTTGCTACAAAGTTAGGTGTCTAGACAAGAGCATATGCTCAAGGAGGGCGGTGACCATCATTATAACTGACGAGAGCCCTGGAAATTACGGCGCTAATATTGGGCGCCCCCACTTCGACCTAAGTGGTGCGGCCTTTGGCCATATGGCTGTACACGGCCGGAATACAGAGCTCAGGAACCGAGGCGAACTCCCTGTCATGTACAGAAG GACCCCATGTAAATATCGCGGGAAGAATATTGCATTCCATGTTAATAGTGGCTCAAATGATAATTGGCTATCTCTTCTGGTGGAATATGAGGATGGAGATGGAGATATCGGATCAATGCATATAAGAGAA GCAAATTCTAATGACTGGATAGAGATGAATCATCTATGGGGAGCAAATTGGTGCGTAAATAGGGGGCCCTTGAAAGGACCATTCTCAGTGAAACTAACAACATTATCAACTGGAAGAACATTGTCTGCAAGGGATGTGATCCCAACGAATTGGTCGCCAAAAGCCACTTACACCTCTCGCCTGAACTTCCTCTAA